In Arachis hypogaea cultivar Tifrunner chromosome 17, arahy.Tifrunner.gnm2.J5K5, whole genome shotgun sequence, a single window of DNA contains:
- the LOC112764752 gene encoding uncharacterized protein, protein MAVASVAAAFAAVRPSPALLRSGQRPSGLSLRWALVSRCSSSSSSEPCGRKLVLYSKPGCCLCEGLKEKLQAAFLLSGPDSLHDVQLQIRDITTNPQWERAYQYEIPVLAKVLSDGTEETLPRLSPRLGVELVQKKIAAAMRE, encoded by the exons ATGGCGGTTGCGAGTGTGGCGGCGGCATTCGCAGCGGTGAGACCCTCCCCAGCTTTGCTCCGAAGTGGACAAAGGCCCAGCGGGCTTTCGTTGAGGTGGGCTTTAGTATCTCGGTGCTCGTCATCATCTTCATCGGAACCTTGTGGAAGAAAATTGGTTCTATACTCAAAGCCCGGATGCTGTTTGTGTGAAGGTCTGAAAGAGAAGCTGCAAGCTGCGTTCTTGCTCTCTGGCCCTGATTCCCTTCACGATGTTCAGCTCCAG ATAAGGGATATAACTACCAATCCCCAATGGGAAAGAGCTTATCAATACGAGATACCTGTCTTGGCTAAAGTACTCTCTGATGGCACCGAG GAAACGCTCCCGCGATTGTCTCCGCGTCTAGGAGTGGAACTTGTCCAGAAGAAGATAGCCGCTGCTATGAGAGAATGA
- the LOC112764751 gene encoding transmembrane emp24 domain-containing protein p24delta3 encodes MKLRSPITLLFLFFIAESHAIWLTIPTSGTKCVSEDIQSNVVVLADYYVVADEVDHHQIHTVSLKVTSPYGNNLHQKENVTHGQFAFTSAESGTYLACFWLQNNHQQPTVTVSLDWRTGISAKDWETVAKKEKIQGVELELRKLEAAVEAIRENLIYLKNREADMREVSESTNAKVAWFSIMSLGLCIIVAALQLWYLKRYFRKKKLI; translated from the exons ATGAAGCTAAGATCTCCAATtactctcctcttcctcttcttcatcgCTGAATCTCATGCCATCTGGCTAACCATCCCTACTTCCGGAACCAAGTGTGTCTCCGAAGATATCCAGTCCAACGTCGTCGTTTTAGCCGATTACTATGTTGTCGCTGATGAAGTTGACCATCACCAGATCCACACCGTCTCTCTCAAG gtAACATCTCCTTATGGAAACAACCTTCACCAGAAAGAAAATGTTACCCATGGCCAGTTTGCATTTACAAGCGCCGAGAGTGGGACCTACTTGGCCTGCTTCTGGCTGCAAAACAACCATCAACAACCAACTGTAACTGTTAGCCTTGACTGGAGAACTGGCATTTCTGCCAAGGACTGGGAAACCGTTGCCAAAAAAGAAAAGATTCAG GGTGTTGAACTTGAGCTAAGGAAACTTGAAGCAGCTGTGGAAGCCATCCGCGAAAATCTGATTTATTTGAAGAACAG GGAAGCTGATATGAGGGAGGTTAGCGAATCGACGAATGCTAAAGTGGCTTGGTTCAGTATCATGTCTCTTGGTCTCTGCATTATTGTTGCAGCCTTGCAGCTGTGGTATCTGAAGCGATATTTTAGGAAGAAGAAGCTCATATAA